One window of Prionailurus bengalensis isolate Pbe53 chromosome B1, Fcat_Pben_1.1_paternal_pri, whole genome shotgun sequence genomic DNA carries:
- the TKTL2 gene encoding transketolase-like protein 2 — MANDCKPDGNTVQVLRDVANRLRIHSIRATCASGSGHPTSCCSAAEIMSVLFFHTMRYKQTDPGHPDNDRFILSKGHAAPILYAAWAEVGNISESDLLSLRKIHSDLEGHPTPRVLFVDVATGSLGQGLGAACGMAYTGKYFDKASYRVFCLIGDGESSEGSVWEALAFASHYSLDNLVAVFDVNRLGQSGATPLEHCTDIYQNRCEVFGWNTYLVDGHDVEALCQAFWQAAQVKNKPTAIVAKTFKGRGIPDIEDAENWHGKPMPKERVDTIIKLIESQIQTNRNLIPKPPIEDSPQISISNIKMTCLPEYIVGDTIATRKACGLALAKLGHANERVIVLDGDTKNATFSEIFNKEHPEHFIECFIAEQNMVSVALGCATRDRTIAFVSTFAAFLARAFDQIRMGAISQTNINLIGSHCGVSIGDDGPSQVALEDLAMFRSIPNCTVFYPSDAISTEYAVYLAANTKGMCFIRTSQPETAVIYTPQENFEIGQAKVIRQSVNDKVTVIGAGVTLHEALAAADSLSQQGISIRVIDPFTIKPLDAANIISNARATGGRVITVEDHYREGGIGEAVCAAVSREPDILVHQLAVSEVPQSGKPGELLDKFGISARHIIAAVKNTLMN; from the coding sequence ATGGCCAACGACTGCAAGCCTGATGGGAACACCGTGCAGGTGCTGCGGGACGTGGCCAACCGCCTGCGAATCCATTCCATCAGGGCCACATGTGCCTCCGGCTCCGGCCACCCCACTTCATGTTGCAGTGCAGCCGAGATCATGTCCGTGCTCTTCTTCCACACCATGAGGTATAAACAGACAGACCCAGGACATCCTGACAACGACCGATTCATCCTCTCGAAGGGCCATGCTGCTCCAATCCTCTATGCCGCTTGGGCAGAGGTGGGCAACATCAGCGAATCTGACTTGCTGAGCTTGAGGAAAATTCACAGTGACTTGGAGGGACATCCCACCCCAAGAGTGCTGTTTGTTGATGTGGCAACAGGATCACTTGGGCAAGGATTAGGTGCCGCGTGTGGAATGGCTTATACTGGCAAGTACTTCGACAAGGCCAGCTACCGGGTGTTCTGCCTCATAGGGGATGGCGAATCCTCAGAAGGCTCTGTCTGGGAGGCTTTGGCCTTTGCTTCTCACTACAGTTTAGACAATCTCGTGGCAGTCTTCGACGTGAACCGCTTAGGACAAAGTGGAGCCACGCCTCTTGAGCACTGCACAGACATCTATCAGAATCGCTGTGAAGTCTTTGGGTGGAATACTTACCTAGTGGATGGCCATGATGTGGAGGCATTATGCCAAGCATTTTGGCAAGCGGCTCAAGTGAAGAACAAGCCCACTGCCATAGTTGCAAAGACCTTCAAGGGCCGGGGTATTCCAGATATTGAGGATGCAGAAAATTGGCATGGAAAGCCGATGCCAAAAGAAAGAGTAGATACAATCATCAAATTAATTGAGAGTCAGATACAGACCAACAGGAATCTCATACCAAAACCTCCCATTGAAGACTCACCTCAAATCAGCATCAGCAATATAAAAATGACCTGTCTGCCTGAATATATAGTTGGTGACACGATAGCTACTAGGAAAGCATGTGGTTTGGCTTTGGCAAAACTGGGCCATGCAAATGAAAGAGTTATTGTCCTGGATGGTGACACAAAAAACGCCACCTTTTCTGAGATATTCAATAAAGAGCACCCTGAGCATTTTATTGAGTGTTTTATTGCTGAGCAAAACATGGTGAGTGTGGCACTAGGCTGTGCCACACGTGATCGAACCATTGCTTTTGTTAGTACCTTTGCTGCCTTTTTGGCCAGAGCATTCGATCAGATAAGGATGGGAGCCATATCTCAAACCAATATCAATCTTATTGGTTCCCACTGTGGGGTATCCATTGGTGACGATGGACCCTCCCAGGTGGCCCTGGAGGATCTAGCCATGTTCCGAAGTATTCCCAACTGTACTGTTTTCTATCCAAGTGATGCCATCTCAACAGAGTATGCTGTTTATCTGGCTGCCAATACCAAAGGAATGTGCTTCATTCGGACCAGCCAACCAGAAACTGCAGTTATTTATACCCCACAAGAAAATTTTGAGATTGGGCAGGCCAAAGTCATCCGCCAGAGTGTCAATGACAAAGTCACAGTTATTGGAGCTGGAGTTACTCTGCATGAAGCCTTAGCAGCTGCTGACAGTCTTTCTCAACAAGGTATTTCTATCCGTGTCATTGACCCATTTACCATTAAACCCCTGGATGCTGCCAACATCATCTCCAATGCAAGAGCTACAGGTGGCCGGGTTATCACCGTGGAGGATCACTACCGGGAAGGTGGCATTGGAGAAGCTGTATGTGCAGCTGTCTCTAGAGAGCCTGACATCCTTGTTCATCAGCTGGCAGTGTCAGAAGTGCCTCAAAGTGGAAAACCTGGTGAATTGCTGGATAAGTTTGGTATCAGTGCCAGACACATCATAGCAGCTGTGAAAAATACTTTAATGAACTAA